The DNA segment ctgaaattagaaaaaattgaacaattatattttattaatatgtgtgaaaattttattattttgaaaaatagagaaatagcACTTCATCTATTTcccattttttaaataaaatggatttgcatttgattttttttttttagtaaaccAATGTATACTTTATCTATGAAGCTGAAAAGAGCATATTCTTTAAGCAAGCGCCAAGTCACTTTCTTTCCACAACATAAAATAGTTTCGAATACATAACCACAAGCAAAGAAAGCCATTAGATGGTAAACGGCAAGCAATTTTGTTTCCCTCATCACACACGGAGAGTTTTCACAAACACAAAGCACATCCAAACTAGCTAGATAGTAAAAATTGAAGTGCATCTGTGAATTTCCACAGATACATGGCAGAGTGGCCTTACGGCTCCGAACGTTAAAATTTTAGAGACGTTGAGACAGATACTTAGCCAAAGCATCAACAGGCTTGGCCGAGTCCATTTTCTTTCCCATTTCCCCTGACCGGACTTTAATCCTTGCAAGATAGTCAGCTGCAATCCAAGCAAAGCTCAGCATCACTCCATGACCAGACGACTCATCAGGTTCTTGCAGCTCTGTAGACTTCTTCACCCACTCGGGATGGTATGTGACATGGTACCAAGCTGAAGCCTTTTTCTCATACATGACGTTCTTTTCCTCTTCGCTGAGACTCTCTTGCTCCGGTTTTGTTTCCTCGAATACTTTTCTCAGCTCCTTCTTCAGGGAGTTATAAGAATGCTTCAGTCTTTCTTTCAGTTCGCCTTGTTTCTTACTTGTGTACTTAGGCATGGACCAGATGTGACCCGTCACAATCTCTTCCTCTTTTTGCACCTTGTATTGCCCGAGAAGACCAATGAGCTGCCCGTCGTAACAACATTTGTGACCCCATGCCTCAGGGATGAAATCTTCAAATCCTGGTATTTCGAGATCAGTGTCATAAGGGATGTCACTCGGGTCAGAGTTTTCTTCTGAGGAAGCTTCTGCATCTTCGTCGTAAACCTCTTTTACCCGTCTGTAAAGCCGTCCCAAGATCTTCTTCGACCTGTAAGTCTGGTACTCTTCTTTCCCCATGAAATCAGGGTAGAGTTTGGGTTTCAGGTGGAAAGGCATTGTCACCAGCTTCCCTGTCTTTGGGAAATCGACTGCTGTGGCAGCTAGCTCTGCCAGTAGCAAACATTCTTCGTCCATGGCTCCATACTCACTTCTATCAGCATGAACGACGTGTGCATTGCATATTGTACCCAAATGCTCATTCGCCATGTTTTTGACAAAGAATTCTATTATATCCTGTAACAAAAAACCACCGATTACCCAATACTTGTTTTGCAAGCGCGTAGAAAAGAAAGTAAAACAAAGAAATGATTACTAGATAAGCAGATGCTAGAATCATGATATTATTGCAATagataataactaaaaataaggAGCAACGAAGCTCCTGCAGAATGAACTCAATATGATGCTAATAACCTATACCATGCAATCAATAAACTCAGAAGCAAGCATATATAATCAGTTAATCACTACTACAAGCATGCAAAAACAAAGCATCCAGCACTTTCAGAAATATCATAAGAGTTATACTGGAATCATCTATTTATCTTAAGCGTCATCATCTTAAGCCaaccggaaaaaaaaaaagtagagggCAAAAGTAGATATTGACCTGGTGGTTGACAGCGCGACCCTTACTCGTTTCTTCAGCTGCAGTATATTGCATGGCGGGAAAGCTTTTTTTGCTGGGAGGGATGAGTCTCTGATCCCAAGCCACGAAGTACAGGTCACCATCAAGGTCACTGCCAGAAGCTTCGTTTGTATGAGGCCTCTCGCCTTTCTGAGGGAAAAGTAGGCAGTCATACATGTCATGCAGCTCGGGTACATCAACAGCTTCTAGAATCCTTACATCCCCTGGGTGAAGACAAGGATTCTTAGCAACGGCTACATAACCTTTCACTACTTGAAAATCTGTCTTCGTCTCCTTAAAACGAGACCCATGTTTGGAGAAACAGTTTTCTATAGACGGTTTTGAGACTTGGATAAAGCATTGGCCCTCTTCAAGTATCCCTGCTTCGTCTAGGCAACCCATTAGCCACCTTCCCGAAGTAACAAAAATTCGAGATTTTTCTCTGAGACCCCAGAGTTGTGCAATCCTGACTGAAGACAACATCCCGCGTAGGTGTGGCTCAGTTTTTGGTTTGAATCCTGCACTCAGCATGATAGCTGCAGTATTTCCCTGTTCAGCACATGAAGCTGTCAGAACTTCAAATGCGACATCGGTGTCATCAAGGATGCGGTTCAGTTTGTAGAGCATAGTTTCCTGCATATCCCAGAATATTTCATCAGGAACACCTAGCACAGACAGGAGGGTGATAATCTGCCGGTTTAAGAACCCAGGTTGAAACCTGGTCCATGAACAGATCTCCAAGATTGTGTGCTTAGAATGGAACTTATCCATACTGTGTCGAAGGGCTAACCGGATTCCATCATCTTTTGATGGCCAACGAGCAACAACTCCTTTGAAACCGGCGTACCGTATCTGATAAGCACAAGGGCTGCAGTGCGAATCCAACTGAAGTTTCTCCATTATCTCTAAAGCGAGGTCAGGTGTGATTGTACCAATTCCATCAGAGAAAGTATACCCATTTCTCTCGATTTCTGGAAGCTCGGTGTCAACCTCGTGAGGCATGACATCTACAGTGGCGTATGTGGAGGAGAAGCACAAGCCCATCCTAGCAGCACACTTTGCTACATTCTTGTCTTTAAACTTCCCCATCCATGTCTTTATATCTGACACTCTTGTTTTCCCGTCTTCAGCGAAAAACCATGCAGAGCGGTCTCTGAGTTGATTAGCCGAGAATGCTAGAAAACTGTATTTTCTACCACATAGTTTAAACCCATCGGTTAGTATGGTCTTTACTCTTTTGAAAACGTGGGTCTTCTGAGAGAAGGAGcttgaggtaagatccttcacaATCGGAGCAACAAAGTACGAAAGAACATTTGAGTTCATAGTCTGCATGCTTTCGTCCATGAAAGTTACTCGCAAAAATCTATCAGACAAAGCTTTGTATTTTCTGAGTACCCTGTTGGAGAGCTCAACTTCTGGGGGCAGGCAATAAGCTCTGGTTGGAGTAATCGCTAGCCTTCTGATCTCAGAGATATCATCTGACTGTACATGACTCCCTAAAAGCTTTGGATTATTCTGAATCCATTCCTGAACAAGCTTCAGCCTCTTGTACGCATCAAAAACGGGTCGTTTATAGGTACAGAGATGCTTGAGGGTAGCTATATTGACATCCTTGGGTTGGTTTCTGAGAAGATCAAAGAAGCGCTCAGTCAACTGAAACTGGTTAAAAACCCCTCTGTGCAGCACTGCATTTACTAGGaacatgatctcaaaggagaTTCCTTCCCTGTGGTGAATGCAGAAGAAATGATCTGTAATAGGCTCCCCAAAACAGGGCTCATCACGAATCCTGGGAGGCCACCTCACACGCTCCTCATGCACTCTCCGCGCCCTTAGATAGTCCAAGGCTGTATTCATTTTCTTCTCATGCCGAGGAGATATGAGCACTCGATATGTAAGGCATCGGCCAATTGCCCCAGCCTGGGTAAAATCAGTGGTACGGATCCAAGGGTCATCATCATCCAAGAGATCGACGGGAACAGTTTCATAGATATCATCATCGGCTGTTCTGTACCAGACACGGGGTGATGAAGCCAGCTGCAAGAGTAGCACATAGCCATCAAGAGTTCTATACTGCCTGACTGTTCGTATGTCTCTCACCAATAGCTCCAACTTATAATCACAGTTGATCACAGCGTACATCATTGTGTCCTTCAAAGAGAAGGCAGTGCTCTTTGTGAAGCAAAATCTGCAAGTGTTGTCAAAAGGGTCTACGAGGAAATCAACCCCTTCAGCTCTCCAAGAAACAAGAAACTCATCGCGGGCAACCAAGGTCCCAATCTCAATCGAAACACCAGTCAGCTTATAAGGTGTTGtcgttcttcttctctggtTAAGCGTGTACGGGTTCTTAGGCCCCAAGCTGACTTTCAAAGGCTGGCCATCGAGGATGAGCTTGGATTGCCCCGCAGCATCCATTGCACGACCTGCTGACTCAGGAACCGCGAAATGGACAAAGGCATGAGGCTCCACTCTCTTGTAACCATCAAACGTGGGGATGTTTGAAGTGTCAGTGATGTCGAAATTAGGATAAGAACCAGGAGGAGTCCAAGAAGTTTTTAATCTGCATCGCCAAACGAGTCCTACTTCTTCTTCAAGGTAATCTGTAAGCTCTTTTGCAGTTGTTTTATCCCCAAACCCACCAACGCTTACTTGTGTCACAACCGTGTTCTTGATGTTTCCTTCTGACCCCATTCTCCtgagaaacaaaaaagaacaaatataaGATAATCGTTCCGAGTCTCAGTAATCAGATcaacaaaataaacaatgaCTACAAAACACCATGAAAATAAGTAGATGTAATTAGAATCATGCATAAACAACAAAGCAGGTGAGATCATCATAAGAAACTGACTCCATAAGCACCTTTGATTGTTTATGGTAATGAGGAATAAATAATGCACTGAGTCACTGAACGAACACAAAAAACTCTTAAGATACATCTCAGATACTTAATAAGTAACTGTTCAAGTTCACATCATCAACCAATGATCAGACAAAGAACATATCAATCATGGCgttcaaaaccctaattcgcTGCTCCCTTAGAAGTTCAAATGAGAAGAAACATCAAACTGAGAGACGATACTGATGATTTAATTATGAAGATAACCCTAACGACCGTACAGAATTATACAACAGTACAAAGAGAACCTGGGGACTTACAAAGTGATATCTTCGATCTCAAGGTTGGCAGTGAGATCGGGAGAGACATGGAAGCAATGCGGAGAAGAAAAGGATAATAGGAGAGTGAGCGATTAGTACAGTGGAACCGCCATAGCTAAAAACCATCAACCATCGTCTTCTACCAGTCAACGGAAGAGAGTGTTGTGCTAATCGTGTGATTAGACGTTTCTTTATGGGctttttttacaacaatataAGCATATGGTCTTTATGGGCTTTTAATGGGCCTTTGTATATTATAGAAATTCCATTTTTCTACAACAGTATTTTGTTACGTTTGAACTTTTTTtcattgttcaaaaaaaaaagaacttttttCTACAATGCTTGttttccttcctttttttttgaaaaagaaaaagttctACAATGCTTGTTTATGGAAATAGTACTTCCATTCAAGAATTATAAAGTTCTATTTCACAaagatattttatgatatttgcATTTTGACTTACTAACAAGTAACAATAATTTATTTCCATTCAATACCTGTTTATGGAAATAGTATTTCCATTTAagaattattaaaactattttacaaaGAATATATTATGCTATTTGCATTTTGACTAactaacaataaataatttatggATTAAGTAAAGATTACCCTATAGCTGTCATCAATTCAACTTTACATTCAAAATTGTGAATAGACGAGAAGAAAGACGTTTAAGCAAGCTAAGCTACgagttacaaattagtttttgtCAAATAATGCAGACTAAATCTTCATTTGGGCAACCGTGCGGATAttgaatttcatatttttgatgtCATATaaatttgcattgttttaaccactCATTTAGCATGTAATTGATCAtatagtttagtatttagaCATTTTTAGGTTGTATTTTCATTCACATGTCTTTATTAGATGTTAAAGTGTTTTTGTGAAATTTTTAGAGGTGTTTGAGGCTGTTTTGAGGAAAAAGAGGTCAAGAATGATCTTTGGTCAAGAGGTACAAGATGAAGTTTTAGAGCGGGTCGTCGCAGCGACCTTACACACCCACTCTAGTCATGACAAGATCATCGAAGAACATGAGATATGGGAACGGGTGTGTGCACCGAGGAGACCAAGCCGCTGTGGCACTTGGTAAAGCACGCAAACCTTGAGCAAAGTCTGGAGCGGGTTGGGACAGCGAGTTAAGTAACACGCTGTACGTCATGCGAGTTATAGAGCGGGTACTCACAGCGAggtacaaaatattttatatagaaaaagatgTTAAAGTCACACTATGAATgctaaagtaaataaatatgatgttttatctaaaaatatattcgaTATTTAGCTGACTATCGATAAAATATATTGACTggtattatgtaatattaatatttttaattgtgtcgTTTTTAATTTGTCTTAtacaatataaacaatatagagAGTTCACAGTTCTATATGTTTCAATTAAGTAtagctaatattattttgaaaaataacaaaaagtgaagtatttattaaaaaaaaaaatatcaatataatatttaaaacaccattattattgaaataaaatatcaatcaaaatttatgtaagaaaacagattattgttattaaaacgtcaccaatatatactgaaaatccaaaaactaacgtgagaaaaatatttccaatttttttatgattcgtgaaattaaaacatcaaacaaactTGTGTGTTGCACGGGTTCATATCTAGTATGAAATAAACAATTCTCATTAGCTGGTGAATCCAATAATTTCTCAAAAACAAATCTACGTTCAGAAAGCGCAAGtcattaattagtttttgtttaaacaaGACTGATCGGTTTTGTGAAATTTTCATATCAATGATTCTTTCGCCGattggctttttttttgttcgtgtGGGCTGAATATTAGACTAGCTAAAGGCCCAAAGTTATACCCCTCTCGTGGCTCGTTCTTACTGCATTTACTGCACGGCATCATGCTCTTGTCGTAATGTTTCTTTCTGCCGTCCTCTTCCACTATcattaagagcatctccatcagAGGTTTAAAGAGAAGTTCACatgtttttccaaaaaaaaaaaaaaaaaaaaagttataaacctGTGTCAAAATAGTTGACCGTAAAAACCCCGTATTTCTGCGGGCTCCACGCGTCGTGGTGGTCCGCGATTGGACCAGtattaattttatcttttttacaaaagtcaaatgaaaaaaaaaaataataataaactagatcatgatccgctcgaccgagcggaagtcaatttttttttaatctttgtttgtactaaatgttatatatgattgcaatatgtattaatataaaattttgataaataacaatgtgtactaatgtgtttaaataagcaatgtgtttaatcactaaatttgatttttaaattttatgataacgtaaagtagattttaaatatattatttaaaatatatagtgctatatattttgtattttcaacatttatcatataaaacttacaCTCGGGTATTATTTACGATTTTTGCAAAGGCCATGTATAATTcagtttaaaatgtattctatattgtttagttttatgtagtatcgagtttgtataattcaattttgtgtttaaaaaacaatatcaaaactgtctttcgtatgtaaaaataacactttgcaagcgcgagttgtgtatttttattgtaacataAAATctgatataaaacttatgttttttgtacattacgaagtttatttttttaaaaataattattatataatttcaaagtgaattttatctctgaggtctaatatattttgtgtgtaatggttcaaagcattttcgatatatattatatttcagtttggtttgtttttagtattattgtataagtataatactatacaatattattatattctatacaatatataaagctatatgtgttatttgttttaaaaagtagaTTAGACCCAACGTAGttaaagaatagtcatatctttatgtatgtgactatgacttatctacctaatgttatccgtacaaataaaatcaatatggccaatgaaagtatactgatcaatttaaaatgaattgtatagggtaactCTAGTACgattaattttttagtattcttagtatctatcttatttaatcgacatgtaataaaagtgaaaactatatatggaatatggacaaagagagaaattgtatttaaggaaatacatcaatgcaaagttagattatggtatgtattatatataaagaatgagacatttagtttaaatatatgaggtccaccttttaaaatccacctagaagaagttgtaatgtttctgatttaataagataagactagagtttgatccgtcctttcaaagggcggggaagattttttttttgccatcatCTTATGCATTGATCTTTCGGGTTTGTTAAATGTCTGAGATTATTATCAATCTTAAAAGTTTGCATTTTGATGATTCTCGTTGGTAcataagatatttatatatatatattttgttgacaAATTTATTTAACCCGTCTTTTTGTTCACCAATATGTTTAAATATGAtgttcggttttcggttttggttttggttttaggttGTTTTTCGTTTTGGATTTCTGTTTCAGTTCAATTatgatttttccttttttgttcaAGAGATATATAAACCGTTctgttatttttgaaataagataatatatttatattttcctgACCCGGATATACGGAATCAGTTTTTTCAACAATTTATTTacagaaattataaatttcatacatgtatttttatttaattttttatttatagataattaaattaaaattaataaatataattttatgaaactaagataattcatttatataacccgtccttattaatttacttatattttaaaactgtaaattatagtaattttttttatcttggcCAAAGCTtactttaatattatataaattaactatatTTCATTCAACCCATATCATACTATATTgaattatgtttaatattttaatttaactatgtaattatttattattttatatatcttaatttactattttgttttaatacgTTGAAGTATATGTGGTAAAATTCATGAATGTATTCTAGTCTTTAGTTTTAtgatatgtaaaatatttaataaatgaattaagtCACTTTATATTTAGTtgatgtattaatttaattatgaatataaatattatgggtattattttgtgttttataaTGAAAGAAtagatatttgtaaataattttattaatagtaatacgaattttattatttaaaactaaatatttaaaagaattttatgtttacatattaaataaaaatatattaaaagatattaaaagatattagtaaaataaaatcttgGAAAATGATACTTGACAATATCtttttagatatcttattttgaaaatattaaaataatagattgaatatagtatatatttaatagtaattaagttagttgtaagagaaaaaatagaatataaatcAATGAAATTGTCCAATCTAGAATACTTGTAAGTAGATAAAAAGTTAAGTTTATTTAAGGaattatgtatatttaattacaattaaattagatatataaatatataatatgttaaattaattaaattattagagAAATGGCCAACATGCACTTTTTGATAGTCCAAAAAGTAGTCGATAAATATcgttcctgttttaatagtattgatggaGCATAGGGAATCGAGAGGGGAGGTTCACCAATAAGGGTGCTCTTAAATACCCAATTACATAAGTTGATTATTAAACCGTATGCTCTGCCCACGCATAATAAATATTGAACGTTAAAAGCGAATATACCTAACCAATTAATGAAGTGACACGTGAATTCCCCAACTCACCGCCAAAAAATTCTAAACACATCGAGAAATTTTTAATGAATCAAATCTCCTAAAGTaagcattaaaatataattaaaaatgatatgaaGTGGAAGAAAAGCGGATAAGGTGGACCCCGGTAACCCCCCCACCGTTTGTTTGGTTAACAGAGTTACATTATATCCATAGGAAGACAGTACGAGTCTGATCTATAAATACCTCCACCTAGACCTGGCAAAAGACTGGAATTGAGGACCCGcacaaaaaccaaaccaaaatacctaacataaaacaatatatatatatataggtttgtattttattttagtagttttgaggcttttatatatatatatatatatactaggataggcccgccctacgggcgggatttaATGGATCGATATTtgtaaaagatatatttttgtgtaaatttttttgtaTGTTAAATTGGGggtaaatataattatgttgTTTACACcaaatttcaattatataactaaaaatgaccggattctaaatatattggctgttttataaattgtaaatatattggATTTTTgtcgaaaaagaaaagaaaaaaatcaatcgGATTCAATCAAAAGcgagaaaaatatttcaataaaattaaaatggtcAGATAATTGATAATTGTTTTCAATTGTGATGAATTtttaagagagaaaaaaaaaatttgtatcttaacattttaaaaagctTCAAATGGTTATAGgttatgaaattatataatgtaataataaaaaatacgcATTGAGCTATTTTGGTATTTACAACATCtcttgaaatttaaaataactgCCACAAAATTACATGAAATgtagaaaataataatcttgAAACAAACTAATGCAAAATATAATgtagaaaataataatcttgAAACAAAATAATGCAAAATATTATGGAAAATATTATGGGATGAGgaccaaataaatatttaataaaaaaggagaaaaacaaTGCAGACAATTAGCCATCCACACGGATTCTCATGTGTTATATTAGTCTATTGGATTGGATTCATTGAAAAATATGCTGACATTAGCCATCCACTCGTATCTTTCATGTCTTTGCTTCCAAAccttttttaatgttttggttCTTTTTCTGGTTGgttttttcattttgtatatGTTCTTTTCTCTGG comes from the Raphanus sativus cultivar WK10039 unplaced genomic scaffold, ASM80110v3 Scaffold0598, whole genome shotgun sequence genome and includes:
- the LOC108842298 gene encoding RNA-dependent RNA polymerase 6, yielding MGSEGNIKNTVVTQVSVGGFGDKTTAKELTDYLEEEVGLVWRCRLKTSWTPPGSYPNFDITDTSNIPTFDGYKRVEPHAFVHFAVPESAGRAMDAAGQSKLILDGQPLKVSLGPKNPYTLNQRRRTTTPYKLTGVSIEIGTLVARDEFLVSWRAEGVDFLVDPFDNTCRFCFTKSTAFSLKDTMMYAVINCDYKLELLVRDIRTVRQYRTLDGYVLLLQLASSPRVWYRTADDDIYETVPVDLLDDDDPWIRTTDFTQAGAIGRCLTYRVLISPRHEKKMNTALDYLRARRVHEERVRWPPRIRDEPCFGEPITDHFFCIHHREGISFEIMFLVNAVLHRGVFNQFQLTERFFDLLRNQPKDVNIATLKHLCTYKRPVFDAYKRLKLVQEWIQNNPKLLGSHVQSDDISEIRRLAITPTRAYCLPPEVELSNRVLRKYKALSDRFLRVTFMDESMQTMNSNVLSYFVAPIVKDLTSSSFSQKTHVFKRVKTILTDGFKLCGRKYSFLAFSANQLRDRSAWFFAEDGKTRVSDIKTWMGKFKDKNVAKCAARMGLCFSSTYATVDVMPHEVDTELPEIERNGYTFSDGIGTITPDLALEIMEKLQLDSHCSPCAYQIRYAGFKGVVARWPSKDDGIRLALRHSMDKFHSKHTILEICSWTRFQPGFLNRQIITLLSVLGVPDEIFWDMQETMLYKLNRILDDTDVAFEVLTASCAEQGNTAAIMLSAGFKPKTEPHLRGMLSSVRIAQLWGLREKSRIFVTSGRWLMGCLDEAGILEEGQCFIQVSKPSIENCFSKHGSRFKETKTDFQVVKGYVAVAKNPCLHPGDVRILEAVDVPELHDMYDCLLFPQKGERPHTNEASGSDLDGDLYFVAWDQRLIPPSKKSFPAMQYTAAEETSKGRAVNHQDIIEFFVKNMANEHLGTICNAHVVHADRSEYGAMDEECLLLAELAATAVDFPKTGKLVTMPFHLKPKLYPDFMGKEEYQTYRSKKILGRLYRRVKEVYDEDAEASSEENSDPSDIPYDTDLEIPGFEDFIPEAWGHKCCYDGQLIGLLGQYKVQKEEEIVTGHIWSMPKYTSKKQGELKERLKHSYNSLKKELRKVFEETKPEQESLSEEEKNVMYEKKASAWYHVTYHPEWVKKSTELQEPDESSGHGVMLSFAWIAADYLARIKVRSGEMGKKMDSAKPVDALAKYLSQRL